A region from the Desulfomarina profundi genome encodes:
- a CDS encoding pyridoxamine 5'-phosphate oxidase family protein — translation MRRKHEEIADQEEIEKLLNRCRIGRLATFGQDGYPYITPLNYVYWQGAIYFHCARKGEKLDNIDVDDRVCFEVDLPLAYLDTGFDREASPCSVSQFYKSVIIKGRAERVNERREKLGPSMP, via the coding sequence ATGCGCAGGAAGCATGAAGAGATTGCAGATCAGGAAGAAATAGAAAAACTGCTGAATCGGTGCAGGATAGGGCGGCTGGCAACTTTTGGTCAGGACGGGTACCCGTATATTACTCCTCTGAATTATGTGTATTGGCAGGGAGCTATTTATTTTCACTGTGCACGAAAAGGTGAAAAACTGGATAATATTGACGTGGATGACCGGGTCTGTTTTGAGGTTGATCTCCCACTGGCTTACCTGGATACCGGATTTGACAGGGAAGCTTCACCCTGTTCGGTAAGCCAGTTTTATAAAAGCGTGATTATAAAAGGGCGGGCAGAACGTGTGAATGAGCGAAGAGAAAAGCTGGGGCCCTCAATGCCTTGA
- a CDS encoding TRAP transporter substrate-binding protein, whose translation MKKLLFVLLLITLILPCGSMAAGKKNPLAAWQPKFDPSGAKYTYILSNISHPVIEGVGVGYRIRDKVWEKSGGRLYVDFRPLAQLGGEKDVISKLKLGAVQGMLSSSVAAANISDRLGIVNLPYVVDTFDKLDTFRNTPELWEPFANGAQRQGLLVADITGYGPYGWATTTPVATNADAKKINFRIAEAPVNTDIYKAWGLKFTVMPWPDVPQALQTGVITGLDHTAIVCNITRKFTIAKSFTELNYAQGLFIHLINKRWLKKLPKDLQEILLSVIKEESSKTRELTRRQHEAQVAKAKAAGVTFIKLSDADIQELKHKAEPVLEKWGKKIGPDYLNKVRQALADN comes from the coding sequence ATGAAAAAGCTTTTATTTGTTCTGTTGCTCATCACCCTGATTCTACCCTGTGGTTCCATGGCTGCTGGTAAAAAAAACCCACTGGCTGCATGGCAACCCAAATTTGATCCCAGTGGTGCCAAATACACTTATATTCTTTCCAATATATCACATCCGGTTATTGAAGGTGTAGGAGTTGGCTATCGTATCCGTGACAAGGTCTGGGAAAAATCGGGTGGCAGGCTGTATGTTGATTTCCGTCCCCTTGCCCAACTGGGCGGCGAAAAGGATGTTATCAGTAAGCTGAAACTCGGAGCCGTTCAGGGCATGCTCAGCTCCTCTGTGGCTGCAGCCAATATTTCCGACAGACTGGGAATCGTCAATCTCCCATATGTTGTGGATACTTTTGATAAACTGGATACCTTCAGAAATACGCCGGAACTGTGGGAACCTTTTGCCAACGGTGCCCAACGGCAGGGGTTGCTTGTAGCCGACATCACAGGTTACGGCCCATACGGCTGGGCAACCACCACTCCCGTCGCCACCAATGCTGACGCAAAGAAAATCAATTTCCGCATTGCGGAAGCTCCGGTCAACACAGATATCTACAAGGCATGGGGCTTGAAATTCACGGTCATGCCATGGCCGGATGTCCCTCAGGCCCTGCAGACCGGTGTTATCACCGGCCTTGATCATACCGCTATTGTCTGCAATATCACCAGGAAATTTACCATCGCCAAGTCATTTACCGAGCTGAATTACGCCCAGGGGCTTTTTATTCACCTTATCAACAAACGCTGGCTGAAAAAACTGCCGAAAGATCTTCAGGAAATCCTCCTGTCCGTTATCAAGGAAGAAAGCTCCAAGACCCGTGAACTGACTCGCAGACAGCATGAGGCTCAAGTAGCCAAGGCTAAGGCAGCGGGCGTCACTTTTATCAAACTGTCAGATGCCGATATTCAGGAACTCAAGCACAAAGCAGAACCGGTTCTGGAAAAATGGGGGAAAAAAATCGGCCCGGACTACCTGAACAAGGTCAGGCAGGCACTTGCTGATAACTGA
- a CDS encoding TRAP transporter small permease codes for MLKKIFRQVDRVFLFFEEWSLFVAVCVALLAAMANVVLRKTTSDFNIYWSDEIVRKVIFFTTYIGCVAAVRSREMICIDALPQMAPGLKKPLALFSQFTVLIFSGAMVYLGWQMTVMMFEDEYAKTATLQIPEFYFYAILPLMGCMMFIRTLITIRETWINKRDITGEN; via the coding sequence ATGCTAAAAAAAATATTCAGACAAGTTGACCGTGTTTTTCTTTTTTTCGAGGAATGGTCTCTTTTTGTGGCTGTGTGCGTCGCTCTCCTGGCGGCCATGGCCAATGTTGTTCTCCGCAAGACAACCAGTGATTTTAATATTTACTGGTCAGATGAGATCGTCAGGAAAGTTATCTTCTTCACCACATACATAGGCTGTGTGGCCGCCGTTCGCAGCAGGGAGATGATCTGCATTGATGCCCTGCCGCAGATGGCGCCGGGACTGAAAAAACCTCTGGCTCTCTTTTCCCAGTTTACCGTACTCATCTTTTCCGGAGCCATGGTTTACCTCGGCTGGCAGATGACGGTAATGATGTTTGAAGATGAATATGCCAAAACAGCCACCCTGCAGATCCCCGAATTCTATTTTTACGCCATCCTGCCCCTGATGGGCTGCATGATGTTTATTCGCACCCTGATAACTATCCGGGAAACCTGGATCAACAAACGGGACATCACCGGGGAGAATTAG
- a CDS encoding HRDC domain-containing protein, protein MNATNPELELAREFLATTDCNIFLTGKAGTGKTTFLKNLRKRSPKRMVVTAPTGVAAINAGGVTLHSFFQLPFSPFVPGSEAFSQGNRRKFRKEKVNIIKSLDLLVIDEISMVRSDMLDGVDSVLRQYRRSSLPFGGVQLLMIGDLHQLAPVVRENEWRLLSQYYDSPYFFSSNSLRKTEFYTIELQHIYRQSDKKFIDLLNKVRDNNLDESSLQELNRRYLPDTSSAEKEGFITLCTHNRNADDINSARLNSLITPTRRFEAEIVGDFPEHTYPTSALLELKEGAQVMFVRNDSSPEKLYFNGKIGKILHIRGEEILVKCPGDTEPITVSPETWENIEYKLDEENGEIKENRIGEFEQYPLKLAWAITIHKSQGLTFNHAIIDARAAFAHGQVYVALSRCRTLEGLILSSPLSGSAIKSDPAIARFTRESRKSRPNRKLLERAAIRYQQRLLLECFTFDKLRYLLGRFTGLVKGNSNIIHLAGITDIQELQQTCFTEICTVGENFGRQLQGLFREDILPTNDKVIVERINKASDYFGEKLKSLLLAPIDRLSIETDNKELGKRLRKLHKQVKEEGSVKVAAVAVCGHGFSPAAYLRALSAAELNFQKKKEKKQTPFYTEEDITHPELFQTIRQWRTDRAKKDNIAPFQILHQKTLVQIVMHLPETQAALLKIKGIGKVLAERYGEDILAMVRTYRQKHGIQSPTLPEPGGQEKSNKPKKEKPVKKNTIDLTLELFNTGLTVPEIAEKRELVSSTIHRHLAQCIELGKIRIEQLMPPEKIKIIIEAIEKAETPS, encoded by the coding sequence ATGAACGCGACCAATCCCGAACTCGAACTCGCGCGCGAATTCCTTGCAACCACGGACTGCAATATTTTCCTGACGGGCAAGGCTGGAACCGGGAAAACAACTTTTCTGAAAAACCTGAGAAAAAGAAGCCCGAAACGCATGGTTGTCACTGCCCCAACCGGAGTGGCAGCCATCAACGCCGGTGGTGTCACCCTCCATTCCTTCTTTCAATTACCTTTTAGCCCCTTTGTTCCCGGGAGCGAAGCTTTTTCCCAGGGCAACCGCCGCAAATTCAGAAAGGAAAAAGTCAATATTATTAAAAGTCTTGACCTGCTTGTCATCGACGAAATCAGCATGGTACGTTCGGACATGCTGGACGGGGTAGACAGCGTTCTGCGCCAATACAGACGCTCCAGTCTGCCGTTTGGTGGAGTACAGCTGCTCATGATCGGAGACCTCCATCAACTGGCTCCTGTGGTCCGGGAGAACGAATGGAGACTGCTTTCACAATATTACGACTCCCCCTATTTTTTCAGCAGTAACAGTCTGAGGAAGACAGAATTCTACACCATAGAACTACAGCATATCTATCGTCAATCGGACAAAAAATTCATTGATCTTCTCAACAAGGTCCGTGACAACAACCTGGACGAGAGCAGTCTGCAGGAACTCAACAGAAGATACCTGCCCGACACCTCATCGGCGGAAAAAGAAGGCTTCATCACCCTCTGTACACATAACCGTAACGCAGACGATATTAATAGCGCCAGACTGAACTCGCTCATCACCCCAACCCGCAGATTCGAGGCGGAAATAGTCGGTGATTTCCCTGAGCATACCTATCCGACATCCGCCCTGCTGGAACTGAAGGAAGGGGCCCAGGTCATGTTCGTCCGCAACGACAGCTCTCCTGAAAAACTCTATTTCAACGGTAAAATTGGTAAAATCCTCCACATCCGCGGAGAGGAAATTCTGGTCAAATGTCCGGGGGATACCGAACCCATTACCGTATCACCGGAAACATGGGAAAATATCGAGTATAAACTCGACGAGGAAAACGGAGAAATCAAGGAAAACAGAATCGGCGAATTTGAACAATATCCCCTGAAACTGGCATGGGCCATAACCATTCACAAGAGCCAGGGACTCACCTTTAATCACGCCATAATTGATGCCCGGGCCGCCTTTGCCCACGGCCAGGTTTACGTTGCCCTCAGCCGTTGCAGGACCCTGGAAGGTCTGATTCTCAGCTCTCCCCTCTCCGGATCTGCAATCAAAAGTGACCCTGCCATTGCCAGGTTTACCCGTGAAAGCCGGAAAAGCAGGCCAAACCGAAAACTCCTTGAACGTGCAGCAATCCGTTACCAGCAACGGCTTCTGCTTGAATGCTTTACTTTCGACAAACTGCGCTACCTTCTGGGTCGTTTTACCGGCCTTGTAAAAGGCAACAGCAACATTATTCATCTGGCAGGAATCACGGACATACAGGAATTGCAGCAGACGTGTTTTACAGAAATCTGTACGGTAGGTGAAAATTTCGGCCGCCAGCTGCAGGGGTTGTTCCGGGAAGACATACTGCCGACAAACGACAAAGTCATTGTTGAGCGAATAAACAAGGCTTCAGATTATTTCGGAGAAAAGCTGAAATCACTCCTTCTTGCACCAATCGACAGACTTTCAATCGAGACGGACAACAAGGAACTGGGCAAACGCCTCAGGAAATTACATAAACAGGTAAAAGAAGAGGGAAGTGTAAAAGTGGCCGCAGTTGCTGTCTGTGGCCATGGCTTTTCACCAGCAGCTTACCTTCGGGCCCTGTCTGCCGCAGAACTCAACTTTCAGAAGAAAAAAGAGAAAAAACAAACTCCTTTCTATACCGAAGAAGACATTACCCATCCTGAACTTTTCCAGACTATCCGCCAGTGGCGAACGGACAGGGCAAAAAAAGATAACATCGCCCCCTTTCAGATCCTCCACCAGAAGACCCTGGTACAGATTGTCATGCACCTTCCGGAAACCCAGGCTGCCCTGCTCAAAATCAAGGGCATCGGTAAGGTTCTGGCAGAACGGTACGGCGAAGATATCCTTGCAATGGTAAGAACCTATCGGCAAAAACATGGTATTCAATCCCCCACCCTTCCCGAGCCGGGTGGACAAGAAAAATCGAACAAACCCAAAAAAGAAAAACCTGTCAAAAAAAACACCATTGACCTCACCCTTGAACTTTTTAATACAGGCTTGACAGTCCCGGAAATAGCAGAAAAAAGAGAACTTGTCTCCTCCACCATTCATCGACACCTGGCTCAATGTATTGAGTTGGGAAAAATCAGAATAGAACAACTGATGCCCCCTGAAAAAATTAAAATAATCATCGAAGCAATTGAAAAAGCCGAGACCCCCTCCTGA
- a CDS encoding ABC transporter ATP-binding protein, with protein MTVLKFEHVIKRYGKTEVIHGIDLEVRDKEFLVLVGPSGCGKSTLLRMIAGLEEISEGTISIDGEVINEKAPKDRGLAMVFQNYALYPHMNVYENMAFGLRQLKTPKEEIKQRVEEVAEILELGELLKRKPHELSGGQRQRVAMGRAMVRKPSIFLFDEPLSNLDAKLRIQMRAEIKLLHQRVQSTMIYVTHDQVEAMTLADRIVILKDGYIEQVGTPLELFLKPVNIFVAGFIGTPPMNLIPCIIRGDNKSAYLDFGNDFRMPVPPLPSAEFTDGQKVIMGLRTEEITIAGEKDVLRKEWIFPGTVKVVEPLGNENHLHVAMNGVTFVARCEGRKIIQNGEKIDVAFNLEQLHIFDAETTRVVYQNG; from the coding sequence ATGACGGTATTGAAATTTGAACATGTAATCAAAAGATACGGCAAAACCGAGGTCATTCACGGGATTGATCTTGAAGTAAGGGACAAGGAGTTCCTTGTCCTTGTTGGCCCTTCAGGTTGTGGTAAATCTACCCTTTTACGGATGATAGCTGGACTTGAAGAGATATCCGAAGGCACTATCTCCATTGACGGTGAAGTCATAAATGAAAAAGCACCCAAGGATCGCGGCCTTGCCATGGTCTTTCAGAATTATGCGCTTTATCCCCATATGAATGTTTACGAGAACATGGCATTCGGACTCAGGCAGCTGAAAACCCCCAAAGAAGAAATCAAACAACGGGTTGAGGAAGTGGCGGAAATCCTTGAGCTGGGTGAACTGCTCAAACGAAAGCCCCATGAACTCTCCGGCGGACAGCGCCAAAGGGTGGCCATGGGCCGGGCTATGGTCAGAAAACCCTCGATTTTTCTTTTTGACGAGCCACTGTCCAATCTAGACGCAAAACTCCGGATCCAGATGCGGGCCGAAATCAAATTGCTCCACCAGCGGGTTCAGTCCACCATGATTTACGTGACTCACGATCAGGTGGAAGCCATGACCCTGGCTGACAGAATAGTGATTCTGAAAGACGGTTATATTGAACAGGTAGGAACCCCGCTGGAGCTCTTTTTAAAACCGGTCAATATCTTTGTCGCCGGCTTTATCGGTACTCCACCAATGAATCTTATTCCCTGCATAATCCGTGGTGATAATAAATCTGCATATCTCGATTTCGGCAACGATTTCAGGATGCCTGTTCCTCCCCTGCCGAGTGCTGAGTTCACCGACGGACAGAAGGTTATCATGGGGCTGCGCACGGAAGAAATCACTATTGCCGGAGAAAAAGATGTCCTCCGGAAGGAATGGATCTTCCCTGGAACAGTGAAGGTTGTTGAACCCCTCGGAAATGAGAATCATCTGCACGTTGCAATGAACGGCGTAACATTTGTTGCCAGATGCGAAGGACGAAAAATCATTCAGAACGGAGAAAAAATAGATGTCGCTTTCAACCTTGAACAGCTCCATATTTTTGATGCCGAAACAACAAGGGTTGTCTATCAGAACGGCTGA
- the ugpB gene encoding sn-glycerol-3-phosphate ABC transporter substrate-binding protein UgpB, with amino-acid sequence MKLNRLVVSVAVGISLAFPAAVLAKPVTINWWHAMRSARGKVVENMIKKFNESQSEYVVVGTNKGNYDEVMNAGVAAFRAKKQPHILQVFEVGTQTMMQSGAIYPVHKLMAENGYNIDWSNYLQAVLSYYMDADGNLMSMPFNSSTPIMYYNVSMFEKAGIAPLSKTKPITWDELGKITKKIVDAGIAPAGMVTAWQSWVQIENYSAIHNVPFASRANGYEGLDCELKINNPLVVGHIERLKKWADDKRFMYGGQKYQGPKSEFIAQHVAVYMDSVSGIAKLKKAVKNFKWDAAPLPVEASMKNPQNSIIGGASLWVLKGHSKKEYEGVAAFLKFLAGNEMQEYWHKETGYFPITLNAYNDLKAKGYYKENPLQTVGIDQLNRAIPTKISRGLRLGYFVQIRNIINEELELVWNGKKTPQEALDNAVARSNVQLRTFERTYKK; translated from the coding sequence ATGAAATTAAACCGTTTGGTTGTAAGTGTTGCTGTGGGTATCAGTCTGGCATTCCCGGCAGCAGTACTGGCAAAGCCCGTGACTATCAACTGGTGGCATGCAATGAGAAGCGCCAGGGGAAAAGTCGTTGAGAACATGATAAAGAAATTCAACGAATCCCAGTCAGAGTATGTGGTTGTCGGTACCAATAAAGGTAACTACGATGAGGTTATGAATGCCGGCGTCGCAGCATTCAGAGCAAAAAAACAACCCCATATTCTTCAGGTTTTTGAAGTGGGAACCCAGACCATGATGCAGTCGGGCGCAATTTATCCCGTTCATAAACTCATGGCTGAAAACGGTTACAATATTGACTGGTCCAATTATCTCCAGGCTGTTCTCTCCTATTACATGGATGCTGACGGTAATCTCATGTCGATGCCTTTTAATTCTTCGACGCCCATTATGTATTATAATGTCAGCATGTTTGAAAAAGCCGGTATCGCACCTCTTTCCAAGACGAAACCCATAACATGGGATGAACTTGGAAAAATAACCAAAAAAATCGTAGATGCCGGTATTGCTCCCGCAGGGATGGTTACCGCATGGCAGTCCTGGGTCCAGATTGAGAATTACAGTGCCATTCACAACGTGCCATTTGCAAGCAGGGCAAACGGTTATGAAGGGCTTGACTGTGAATTGAAAATCAATAATCCTCTTGTTGTCGGTCATATTGAGCGATTGAAAAAATGGGCGGATGACAAACGGTTCATGTACGGTGGGCAGAAATACCAGGGACCAAAATCAGAATTCATCGCCCAGCATGTGGCTGTATATATGGATTCCGTCAGTGGAATTGCCAAGCTGAAAAAAGCTGTGAAGAATTTTAAATGGGATGCGGCACCCCTTCCTGTGGAAGCATCCATGAAAAACCCACAGAACTCCATTATCGGTGGGGCCTCTCTCTGGGTTCTCAAGGGCCACAGTAAGAAGGAATATGAGGGTGTGGCTGCATTTTTGAAATTCCTGGCAGGCAATGAGATGCAGGAATACTGGCATAAGGAAACCGGCTATTTTCCTATTACTCTGAATGCCTATAATGATCTGAAGGCAAAAGGATATTATAAGGAAAATCCCCTGCAGACTGTGGGTATCGATCAGCTCAACCGGGCAATCCCCACCAAAATTTCCAGGGGACTGCGTCTTGGATATTTTGTTCAGATAAGAAATATCATCAATGAGGAACTTGAGCTTGTCTGGAACGGAAAGAAAACACCCCAGGAAGCACTGGACAATGCAGTTGCCAGAAGCAATGTCCAGCTGAGAACCTTTGAAAGAACCTATAAAAAATAA